One window of Pelobates fuscus isolate aPelFus1 chromosome 9, aPelFus1.pri, whole genome shotgun sequence genomic DNA carries:
- the LOC134573714 gene encoding indolethylamine N-methyltransferase-like — MEGIEHKHYHDEEFDHHLVIETYVGHDKTDSKEELLKIPLQKIFQLLSSGTVKGETLIDLTVAPTFSHLMIVADFFKEIFILDSSDSTLKETEKWLNKEPGAVNWSQAAHISCELKGVSLPIKTQLLTNVEKGKGIALDLKFVSGAQEEQHRSSFAR, encoded by the exons ATGGAAGGAATAGAACATAAACATTATCACGATGAAGAGTTTGATCATCATTTGGTTATAGAAACATATGTTGGTCATGATAAGACGGATTCCAAAGAGGAACTGTTGAAAATCCCACTGCAAAAAATATTTCAGTTATTGTCCTCAG GTACCGTGAAAGGAGAAACTCTGATAGATCTCACCGTGGCTCCAACCTTCAGTCATTTAATGATTGTGGCTGATTTCTTTAAGGAGATCTTCATATTAGACTCATCAGACAGTACGCTAAAGGAAACTGAAAAATGGTTAAATAAGGAGCCAGGAGCTGTAAACTGGTCTCAGGCAGCTCATATTTCATGTGAACTTAAGGGTGTCAG TTTGCCTATTAAGACTCAGCTTCTCACCAACGTGGAGAAAGGCAAGGGAATTGCACTGGATCTTAAATTTGTTTCAGGAGCTCAGGAGGAGCAGCAcaggagcagttttgcaaggtaA
- the LOC134573715 gene encoding nicotinamide N-methyltransferase-like — MYLRNTFTVFMISQLLNCSELLEAEEEKVRRIVKRCLKWDPTNDNPLGSVVLPQADCAISIWYFDVACKDHESYRNSFRKFSSLVKVGGHLILFALFSATYYTIGDHRFSFLNYNEDFVKEALRDNGYTTVIFEVYESKLNTHLMDHKHIGYIVARKEREI; from the coding sequence ATGTATTTACGGAACACTTTTACAGTTTTTATGATATCACAACTATTGAATTGCAGTGAACTCTTGGAAGCTGAGGAAGAGAAAGTCAGAAGAATTGTCAAACGTTGTTTAAAATGGGATCCCACCAATGACAATCCACTGGGTTCCGTCGTCCTGCCTCAAGCAGACTGTGCCATCAGCATCTGGTACTTTGACGTTGCCTGTAAGGATCATGAGAGTTATCGCAACAGCTTTAGAAAATTCTCATCCCTCGTGAAGGTGGGAGGTCACCTCATTCTGTTTGCCCTTTTCAGTGCGACCTATTATACAATTGGTGATCACAGGTTTTCATTCCTAAACTATAATGAAGATTTTGTGAAGGAAGCTCTCAGAGACAATGGGTATACCACTGTGATTTTTGAAGTATATGAAAGCAAATTAAACACTCACTTAATGGATCATAAACATATTGGGTACATTGTAGCTCGTAAGGAAAGAGAGATTTAA